A genomic window from Sphingomonas taxi includes:
- a CDS encoding glycoside hydrolase family 27 protein translates to MQSHENGRSAVLRKTLFQVMAAVLVQAATPSSAQEVLDLDPNTLAPSKDPKRVANGLAPTPPMGWNSWNKFACKVDEATIRVTADAIASNGMKAAGYSYVVIDDCWHGTRDANGFITEDKARFPSGMKALSDYVHAKGLKFGIYSDAGTKTCGGRPGSQGHEYQDALQYARWGVDYLKYDWCSTGVRNAEEAYALMADALRASGRDILFSICEWGNSRPWLWASKIGNMWRTTGDITDKWTGHHGYSWGVASIADMNEPLWPYAGPGHWNDPDMLEVGNGGMTDIEYRAHFALWAMMAAPLIAGNDVVHMDQPTRAILLNADVIAVDQDAAGVQGHRVWKDGDREVWSKPMADGGRAILLFNRGETPATIAADWTMLGLPASVRMQVCDLWMQKDVGRHTNRYAAQVAPHGVVMLRLKH, encoded by the coding sequence ATGCAATCACACGAGAATGGAAGGTCAGCCGTGCTCAGAAAGACGTTGTTCCAGGTCATGGCTGCCGTGCTGGTGCAGGCCGCCACCCCGTCGTCGGCGCAAGAGGTGCTGGATCTCGACCCGAACACATTGGCGCCCTCGAAGGACCCGAAGCGGGTCGCGAACGGCCTCGCACCGACGCCGCCGATGGGCTGGAACAGCTGGAACAAGTTCGCCTGCAAGGTCGACGAAGCGACCATCCGCGTCACCGCCGACGCGATCGCGTCCAACGGCATGAAGGCGGCGGGATATAGCTACGTCGTCATCGACGATTGCTGGCACGGCACGCGCGATGCGAACGGCTTCATCACCGAGGACAAGGCGCGCTTCCCGAGCGGGATGAAGGCGCTGTCGGATTACGTTCATGCCAAAGGGCTGAAGTTTGGCATCTACTCGGATGCCGGCACGAAGACGTGCGGTGGCCGCCCCGGCAGCCAGGGGCACGAATATCAGGACGCGCTGCAATATGCGCGCTGGGGCGTCGACTATCTCAAATACGACTGGTGCTCGACGGGCGTTCGCAACGCAGAGGAAGCCTATGCCCTGATGGCGGACGCGCTCCGCGCTTCGGGTCGCGACATCCTGTTCTCGATCTGCGAATGGGGCAATTCCAGGCCGTGGCTGTGGGCGTCCAAGATCGGCAACATGTGGCGGACGACCGGCGACATCACGGACAAATGGACCGGGCATCACGGCTATAGCTGGGGCGTGGCGTCGATCGCCGACATGAATGAGCCGCTGTGGCCGTATGCCGGGCCAGGCCATTGGAACGACCCCGACATGCTGGAGGTCGGCAACGGCGGCATGACCGACATCGAATATCGCGCGCATTTCGCGCTCTGGGCGATGATGGCCGCGCCGCTGATCGCGGGCAACGACGTCGTCCACATGGACCAGCCGACACGCGCAATCCTGCTCAACGCCGACGTCATCGCGGTCGATCAGGACGCAGCGGGTGTTCAGGGCCACCGCGTGTGGAAAGACGGTGACCGCGAAGTGTGGTCCAAGCCCATGGCGGACGGGGGCCGGGCGATCTTGCTGTTCAACCGCGGCGAAACGCCCGCGACGATCGCCGCCGACTGGACGATGCTGGGATTGCCCGCATCGGTGCGGATGCAGGTATGCGATCTCTGGATGCAAAAGGACGTTGGCAGGCACACGAACCGTTACGCCGCGCAAGTCGCCCCTCACGGCGTCGTCATGCTCAGGCTAAAACACTAA
- a CDS encoding sialate O-acetylesterase: MMIRLLATAVLAAVTASPAAAQLRLPHLFSDHAVLQRDRPLHIWGWATAGATIAVALHDQRATAVADRLGRWEVWLKPAAAGGPYVLSVDGGANEGAVRVQDIMLGDVWFASGQSNMEFPLKGFDGAPLKNAAAEIAAATNPRVRLLHVAHKASTVPLRDIDATWTATTPATATDFSAIGYFFAREIAAREHVTVGVIDSTWGGTPADSWVSTDAFATNAALAPAIDARARFQQDQTDADLALAAEAREDAAIRATGGTPPTHPWHPPEEAYRPSALYNAMVAPFTGYGIKGVIWYQGETNSNVARAPYYADLFRGLISDWRHNFAQGSFPFLYAQISSFDSPAEEWGLVRDAQRRALELVDTAMAVTTDVGDPGNVHPGDKQTVAARLALAARNVAYGERVAYEGPLFRQATGEPGGMRIWFDHGAGLTSRGAPVSGFEIAGANRTFVAATARIEGDTVMVTGPVQQPRYVRYNWANVVPVNLYNAAGLPMSTFTSEERIQGHVAYP, encoded by the coding sequence ATGATGATACGCCTGCTCGCCACCGCCGTGCTCGCCGCCGTCACGGCGTCGCCAGCCGCCGCGCAGCTCAGGCTGCCGCATCTGTTCAGCGACCATGCCGTGCTGCAACGCGATCGGCCGCTGCATATCTGGGGTTGGGCCACGGCGGGGGCGACCATCGCCGTCGCCTTGCACGACCAGCGCGCGACGGCGGTCGCAGACCGGCTCGGCCGGTGGGAGGTGTGGCTGAAGCCCGCTGCGGCGGGCGGACCGTATGTCCTCTCCGTCGACGGCGGCGCGAACGAGGGCGCGGTGCGGGTCCAGGACATCATGCTGGGGGACGTCTGGTTCGCCTCGGGCCAGTCGAACATGGAGTTCCCGCTCAAGGGCTTCGACGGGGCGCCGTTGAAGAACGCCGCGGCCGAGATCGCCGCCGCGACGAACCCGCGCGTCCGGCTCCTCCACGTCGCGCACAAGGCCAGCACCGTCCCGCTGCGCGACATCGACGCGACGTGGACGGCCACCACGCCGGCGACGGCGACCGACTTTTCGGCGATCGGCTATTTCTTCGCGCGCGAGATCGCGGCACGCGAGCACGTGACGGTCGGCGTGATCGATTCGACTTGGGGCGGAACGCCCGCCGACAGCTGGGTATCGACCGACGCCTTCGCCACCAACGCGGCGCTCGCCCCCGCGATCGATGCGCGCGCGCGTTTCCAGCAGGACCAGACCGATGCCGACCTCGCCCTCGCCGCCGAAGCGCGGGAGGACGCCGCCATCCGCGCCACCGGCGGCACGCCGCCGACCCATCCCTGGCACCCGCCGGAGGAGGCATACCGGCCGTCGGCGCTCTACAACGCGATGGTCGCGCCGTTCACCGGCTACGGCATCAAGGGCGTGATCTGGTATCAGGGCGAGACCAACAGCAACGTTGCGCGCGCGCCTTATTACGCCGACCTGTTCCGCGGCCTGATCAGCGACTGGCGACACAATTTCGCGCAAGGCTCGTTCCCCTTCCTCTACGCACAGATTTCGTCGTTCGATTCGCCCGCCGAGGAATGGGGCCTGGTGCGCGACGCGCAACGCCGTGCGCTGGAACTGGTCGACACCGCGATGGCGGTGACTACCGATGTCGGCGATCCCGGCAACGTGCACCCGGGCGACAAGCAGACCGTCGCCGCCCGGCTCGCGCTCGCCGCACGCAACGTCGCTTACGGGGAACGCGTCGCCTATGAGGGCCCGTTGTTCCGCCAGGCGACCGGCGAGCCGGGCGGGATGCGCATCTGGTTCGACCATGGCGCAGGATTGACCAGCCGCGGCGCACCGGTGAGCGGTTTCGAGATCGCCGGCGCGAACCGCACCTTCGTCGCGGCGACCGCGCGGATCGAAGGCGACACGGTGATGGTCACCGGGCCGGTCCAGCAGCCCCGCTACGTGCGCTACAATTGGGCCAATGTCGTGCCCGTCAACCTCTACAATGCGGCAGGCCTGCCGATGTCGACCTTCACGTCCGAGGAGCGCATCCAGGGGCATGTCGCCTATCCCTGA
- a CDS encoding crotonase/enoyl-CoA hydratase family protein, translating to MTLEYPPVVPVQRRTQSGPVAAELPHQPIRRAPFDLTDLETEFDPDLGTLWTYMRQRSRPSFNPGLLAAFDQWQDDIVAAHGSGAMPIRYLVLGSRFPGVFSLGGDLDLFATHIRHGDRDALVRYGRACVRILHRNMLSLERPIITIGLVEGDALGGGFEALLSFNVVIAERGTSFGLPETNFGLFPGMGAHCFLSRRLGSARAEQMILSGRSYSAEELYDLGIIHALADPGRGRAEVETYIRQNRRRHSGHCAIYEASRSVNPLPLAELEAVVDLWADAALRLNETDLKLMRRLVGAQSRLLDKAVA from the coding sequence ATGACCCTCGAATATCCCCCCGTCGTACCCGTTCAGCGGAGGACGCAATCCGGTCCGGTCGCGGCCGAGCTTCCCCATCAGCCGATCCGGCGCGCGCCGTTCGACCTGACCGATCTGGAGACCGAGTTCGATCCCGACCTCGGCACGTTGTGGACCTATATGCGCCAGCGCAGCCGGCCGAGCTTCAATCCCGGTCTGCTCGCCGCGTTCGACCAATGGCAGGACGATATCGTCGCGGCGCATGGCTCGGGCGCGATGCCGATCCGCTATCTGGTACTCGGCTCGCGCTTTCCCGGCGTCTTCTCGCTGGGCGGCGATCTCGACCTGTTCGCCACGCACATCCGGCACGGCGATCGCGACGCCTTGGTCCGCTACGGCCGGGCATGCGTCCGCATCCTCCATCGCAACATGCTCAGCCTCGAACGGCCGATCATCACGATCGGGCTGGTCGAGGGCGACGCGTTGGGCGGCGGCTTCGAGGCCTTGCTGTCGTTCAACGTCGTCATCGCCGAGCGAGGCACCAGTTTCGGCCTGCCCGAAACCAATTTCGGGCTGTTTCCCGGGATGGGGGCGCATTGTTTCCTGTCGCGGCGACTCGGTTCGGCGCGGGCCGAGCAGATGATCCTCAGCGGCCGCTCGTACAGCGCGGAGGAACTCTACGACCTCGGCATCATCCACGCGCTCGCCGATCCGGGGCGGGGGCGTGCCGAGGTGGAGACCTACATCCGCCAGAACCGGCGGCGGCACAGCGGCCATTGCGCGATCTACGAGGCGTCGCGCTCGGTCAATCCGCTGCCGCTCGCCGAGCTGGAGGCGGTGGTCGACCTGTGGGCCGATGCGGCGCTGCGGCTCAACGAGACCGACCTCAAGCTGATGCGCCGTCTGGTCGGCGCGCAATCGCGCCTGCTCGACAAAGCGGTGGCCTGA
- a CDS encoding putative bifunctional diguanylate cyclase/phosphodiesterase produces the protein MTGLISRLRRLRHSDQAIAASVRETLVESLYASPQSLVIGALTSSAIVAIVALVSGTPSMRACAVAIAVVASIRVGDAVRLHRRTPTHALPTGAWARRQEFIYRAGAVCYSALLGTFGMLTLINSSDGVLQLLAVTTTIGYAAGIAGRNAGRPWIALAQLCFASLPLAAGLIVSLEPLKMALAVVILLFVVAMMDITLQTYGVILKATVVSREKAALAEHHAAMARRDDLTGVANRTAFREQFEARLQALTGADRRLAIHWIDLDRFKEINDSFGHLAGNALLAGVARRLDEAFAGHGIVARLGGDEFAVVCEIAGSEDALATGRRIIDLVALPVHHNGRMLHVGASLGIAIAPADGTDADTLLKNADLALYRAKDSGRGQMCLYEPLMDEKIERSRTLAADMQGALERGEFHLMFQPIYDLAGERILSCEALLRWTSRNHGAISPAEFIPIAEDNGLIVAIGSWVIREACRVASDWPAEVKIAVNLSPIQLRSANLPTVIMGALASSGFAADRLELEVTESVLLEDIEASLAALDAINRLHVRTTLDDFGTGYSSLSYLTKFPFQTLKIDRSFITDLEQSHASVAIVQTVIDLAAKLGMRTVAEGVETQAQLDQLRRTRCDAVQGYLLARPMPANMVGAMFAGGAAGSEARAHGRA, from the coding sequence ATGACCGGTCTCATTTCCCGCCTCAGACGGCTGCGCCATTCCGATCAGGCGATCGCCGCCTCGGTGCGCGAGACGCTGGTCGAATCGCTCTATGCCTCGCCGCAGTCGCTGGTGATCGGCGCGCTGACCAGCAGCGCGATCGTCGCGATCGTCGCGCTGGTCAGCGGTACGCCGTCGATGCGCGCCTGCGCGGTGGCGATCGCGGTCGTCGCCAGCATCCGTGTCGGCGACGCCGTCCGGCTTCACCGCCGCACCCCGACCCACGCGCTGCCGACCGGCGCCTGGGCCCGGCGGCAGGAGTTCATCTATCGCGCCGGTGCGGTCTGCTATTCGGCGTTGCTAGGCACGTTCGGCATGCTGACGCTGATCAACAGCAGCGATGGCGTCCTCCAGTTGCTCGCGGTGACGACGACGATCGGCTATGCCGCGGGCATCGCCGGGCGCAACGCCGGCCGGCCGTGGATCGCACTGGCGCAATTGTGCTTCGCCTCGCTGCCGCTCGCCGCCGGGCTGATCGTCTCGCTCGAACCGCTCAAGATGGCGCTCGCGGTGGTCATCCTGCTGTTCGTCGTCGCGATGATGGACATCACGCTGCAGACCTATGGGGTCATCCTCAAGGCCACCGTCGTCTCGCGCGAGAAAGCGGCGCTGGCCGAGCATCATGCCGCGATGGCGCGCCGCGACGACCTGACCGGCGTCGCCAACCGCACCGCCTTCCGCGAACAGTTCGAGGCGCGGTTGCAGGCGCTGACCGGGGCCGACCGTCGCCTGGCGATCCACTGGATCGACCTCGACCGCTTCAAGGAGATCAACGATTCCTTCGGTCATCTCGCCGGCAATGCGTTGCTCGCCGGCGTCGCGCGCCGCCTCGATGAGGCGTTCGCGGGCCACGGCATCGTCGCGCGGCTGGGCGGCGACGAATTCGCCGTCGTCTGCGAGATCGCGGGATCGGAGGACGCGCTCGCCACCGGTCGTCGGATCATCGATCTGGTCGCGCTGCCGGTGCATCACAACGGCCGCATGCTGCACGTCGGCGCCTCGCTCGGCATCGCCATCGCCCCCGCCGACGGCACCGACGCCGACACGTTGCTCAAGAATGCCGACCTCGCGCTGTATCGCGCCAAGGACAGCGGCCGCGGCCAGATGTGCCTCTACGAACCGCTGATGGACGAGAAGATCGAACGCAGCCGCACGCTCGCCGCCGATATGCAGGGGGCGCTGGAACGCGGCGAATTCCACCTGATGTTCCAGCCGATCTACGATCTGGCCGGCGAACGCATCCTGTCGTGCGAGGCGCTGCTGCGCTGGACCAGCCGCAACCACGGCGCGATCTCGCCCGCCGAATTCATCCCGATCGCCGAGGACAACGGCCTGATCGTCGCGATCGGCAGCTGGGTGATCCGCGAGGCGTGCCGCGTCGCCAGCGACTGGCCCGCCGAGGTCAAGATCGCGGTCAATCTGTCGCCGATCCAGTTGCGCTCCGCCAATCTGCCGACGGTCATCATGGGCGCACTGGCGAGCAGCGGCTTCGCCGCCGACCGGCTCGAGCTGGAGGTGACCGAATCGGTGTTGCTCGAGGATATCGAGGCGTCGCTCGCCGCGCTCGACGCGATCAACCGGCTCCACGTCCGCACCACGCTCGACGATTTCGGCACCGGCTATTCGTCGCTGAGCTATCTCACCAAATTCCCCTTCCAGACGCTCAAGATCGACCGGTCGTTCATCACCGACCTCGAACAGAGCCATGCGTCGGTGGCGATCGTCCAGACGGTGATCGACCTCGCCGCCAAGCTCGGCATGCGCACCGTCGCCGAGGGCGTCGAGACGCAGGCGCAGCTCGACCAGTTGCGCCGGACGCGCTGCGACGCGGTCCAGGGGTATCTGCTGGCGCGGCCGATGCCGGCGAACATGGTCGGTGCCATGTTCGCCGGCGGAGCAGCGGGGAGCGAGGCCAGGGCGCACGGGCGCGCCTGA
- a CDS encoding glycoside hydrolase family 2 — protein MMRSLPLIATLLLGAVLPLPLAAQVPAAGTAGVIANAGPYNVAILAGGIGVERPLDKAGDAVASGASWTFSTWVRPDASAANGILIAVGDPLGACRCLGLIDGRLNVTDGTVRMTGGGRLAAGRWTQVAAVADGRMLTLYVDGRAVATRASRPSGVAPRLAIAPVVGAGDALRHFGGSLADARFIPAARGASEIAAAARDRPDFASVQFWQVGVGWPFQKQANIGLTQQQDAWTLPRARGVATTPPAVRLPLPPTGLARASDGRWRVNGWQLAAAPEVREDGAALSRPGRATGTWRPATVPGTVLTTLVDRGVYPDPYYGLNNLRIPESLARQDYWYRTSFTVPAEAAGKRLTLVFGGINYAADIWANGRKLGDTRGAFIRGQFDLTPVAGENVLAVRVSPPPHPGIPHEQSISGGVGENGGQLAIDGPTFVATEGWDWIPGIRDRDTGLWRPVDLLAHGDIRLLDPHVVTDLPLPRTDRAEVYVTVPIRNDGATPRQVTVRAAFGDVRVEKTVTAAPGESQVAFTPGDFAQLHVANPRLWWPNGYGEQALYQLSLEALADGRISDTRTDRFGMREVSYDLSLFDTAGALRRVNVQFTDGSLRGERLLDIRHEAIKQSPNGWAESLTVAGERSPAVTSVATTMPEPHLTIRVNGVPIAARGGNWGMDDAMKRVSRDRLAPYFRLQKEAHMNVIRNWMGNNTEEEFYDLADENGMMILNDFWQSTQNAQVEPQDPQLFLSNADDVVRRYRNHPSIILWFGRNEGVPYPALNEGLDDVIAREDGTRWFTGSSNVINLQGSGPYNYRPPVGYFTGLATGFSVETGTPSLSTLESVRATMPDSETWPLSDTLAYHDWHVSGNGDTKTFMVALDTMFGPATSFADFERKAQMMNLETHKAMYEGFLGHLWTKNSGRLLWMTHPAWPSNTWQIYSSDYDTHAAYYGAKKAAEPLHVQLNLPGNELVVLNTTREARAGLRVRTRVVGLDNAELFSREDRVNAAANAATPLAAIPLDRLFAAHPMLLVRIEMSDASGRMVAENFYWRGKDEAAYRALNDLQAVALTASAAATRDDGDDRVVTVTLANKTAVPALSAKLTLVDAHGTRVLPAFYSDNYVALLPGEERRLEVRYPRTGGQATGLTLRGWNVAAGDVAIR, from the coding sequence ATGATGCGATCACTGCCGCTTATCGCCACCCTGCTGCTCGGGGCCGTCCTGCCCTTGCCGCTCGCCGCACAGGTCCCTGCGGCCGGCACCGCGGGCGTCATCGCCAACGCCGGTCCCTACAACGTCGCTATCCTGGCCGGGGGCATCGGGGTCGAGCGCCCCCTCGACAAGGCCGGCGACGCGGTCGCGTCGGGCGCGTCATGGACGTTCTCCACATGGGTGCGCCCCGATGCGAGCGCGGCCAACGGCATCCTGATCGCCGTCGGCGACCCGCTCGGCGCCTGCCGTTGCCTCGGCCTGATCGACGGCCGGTTGAACGTCACGGACGGCACGGTGCGGATGACCGGCGGCGGCAGGCTTGCCGCCGGCCGCTGGACGCAGGTCGCGGCGGTCGCGGACGGACGGATGCTCACGCTCTATGTCGACGGTCGCGCCGTCGCGACGCGGGCGAGCCGCCCGTCCGGGGTCGCGCCGCGGCTGGCGATCGCCCCGGTCGTCGGCGCGGGCGATGCGCTGCGGCATTTCGGCGGTTCGCTCGCCGATGCGCGTTTCATCCCCGCCGCGCGCGGCGCGAGCGAGATCGCCGCCGCGGCGCGCGATCGGCCGGATTTCGCCTCGGTGCAATTCTGGCAGGTCGGCGTCGGCTGGCCCTTCCAGAAGCAGGCGAACATCGGCCTCACCCAGCAGCAGGATGCCTGGACGCTGCCACGGGCGCGGGGCGTCGCGACGACGCCGCCGGCGGTGCGCCTGCCGTTGCCGCCCACCGGCCTGGCGCGGGCCAGCGACGGACGCTGGCGGGTCAATGGCTGGCAACTCGCCGCCGCGCCCGAGGTTCGCGAGGACGGCGCGGCGCTGTCCCGGCCCGGGCGTGCGACCGGTACCTGGCGTCCCGCGACCGTGCCCGGCACGGTGCTGACCACGCTGGTCGACCGCGGCGTCTATCCCGACCCCTATTACGGCCTTAACAACCTCAGGATCCCCGAAAGCCTCGCGCGCCAGGATTATTGGTACCGCACCAGCTTCACGGTGCCGGCGGAGGCGGCCGGCAAGCGGCTGACCCTGGTGTTCGGCGGCATCAACTACGCCGCCGACATATGGGCCAACGGCCGCAAGCTCGGCGATACGCGCGGGGCGTTCATCCGCGGCCAGTTCGACCTGACCCCCGTTGCCGGCGAAAACGTGCTGGCGGTCCGCGTTTCGCCACCGCCGCACCCCGGCATCCCACACGAACAATCGATCAGCGGCGGCGTCGGGGAAAATGGTGGTCAACTAGCGATCGACGGGCCGACGTTCGTCGCGACGGAGGGCTGGGACTGGATTCCGGGTATCCGCGACCGCGACACCGGGCTGTGGCGCCCCGTCGATCTGCTCGCGCACGGCGACATACGGCTGCTCGATCCGCATGTCGTGACCGACCTGCCGTTGCCGCGCACCGATCGTGCCGAGGTTTATGTCACCGTACCGATCCGCAACGATGGCGCGACACCACGCCAGGTGACCGTACGCGCCGCCTTCGGCGACGTCCGCGTCGAGAAGACGGTGACCGCGGCGCCCGGCGAAAGCCAGGTGGCGTTCACGCCGGGCGACTTCGCCCAGCTGCACGTCGCCAACCCCAGATTGTGGTGGCCGAATGGCTATGGCGAGCAGGCGCTGTACCAACTCTCGCTCGAGGCGCTGGCCGATGGCCGGATCTCCGATACCCGCACCGATCGCTTCGGGATGCGCGAGGTGAGTTATGATCTGTCGCTGTTCGACACCGCGGGGGCCTTGCGCCGGGTCAACGTGCAATTCACCGATGGCAGCCTGCGTGGCGAGCGGTTGCTCGACATCCGTCATGAGGCGATCAAGCAATCCCCCAACGGCTGGGCGGAATCGCTGACCGTAGCCGGCGAGCGATCACCCGCGGTGACGTCGGTCGCGACGACCATGCCGGAACCGCATCTGACGATCCGCGTCAACGGCGTGCCGATCGCCGCACGCGGCGGCAATTGGGGGATGGACGACGCCATGAAGCGCGTCAGCCGCGACCGGCTGGCGCCATATTTCCGGTTGCAGAAGGAGGCGCATATGAATGTGATCCGCAACTGGATGGGCAACAACACCGAAGAGGAATTCTACGATCTCGCCGACGAGAACGGCATGATGATCCTCAACGACTTCTGGCAGTCGACCCAGAATGCGCAGGTCGAGCCGCAGGACCCGCAACTGTTCCTCAGCAATGCCGACGACGTGGTGCGACGCTACCGTAACCATCCGTCGATCATCCTGTGGTTCGGCCGCAACGAAGGCGTGCCCTATCCAGCGCTCAACGAAGGTCTGGACGACGTCATCGCGCGCGAGGACGGCACCCGCTGGTTCACCGGCAGCTCCAACGTCATCAACCTGCAGGGGTCCGGCCCCTATAATTACCGCCCGCCCGTGGGCTATTTCACCGGACTAGCCACCGGCTTTTCGGTGGAGACGGGAACGCCGTCGCTGTCGACGCTGGAATCGGTCCGAGCCACGATGCCCGACAGCGAGACCTGGCCGCTCAGCGACACGCTCGCCTACCACGACTGGCATGTCAGCGGGAACGGCGACACCAAGACGTTCATGGTGGCACTCGACACGATGTTCGGTCCCGCGACGAGCTTCGCCGATTTCGAGCGCAAGGCGCAGATGATGAATCTGGAAACGCACAAGGCGATGTACGAGGGGTTCCTCGGTCATCTCTGGACCAAGAATTCCGGGCGGCTGCTGTGGATGACCCATCCCGCCTGGCCATCGAACACCTGGCAGATCTACAGCTCCGACTACGACACCCACGCCGCTTACTATGGCGCGAAGAAGGCGGCGGAGCCGCTGCACGTCCAGCTCAACCTGCCGGGCAACGAACTGGTCGTGCTCAACACCACGCGCGAGGCACGCGCCGGCCTGCGCGTCCGCACCCGCGTCGTCGGCCTCGACAATGCCGAATTGTTCTCGCGCGAGGATCGGGTGAACGCCGCCGCCAACGCCGCCACCCCCCTCGCTGCCATTCCGCTGGATCGGCTGTTCGCCGCGCACCCCATGCTGCTCGTCAGGATCGAAATGTCCGACGCCTCGGGACGGATGGTGGCCGAAAACTTCTACTGGCGCGGCAAGGACGAGGCCGCCTATCGCGCGCTGAACGACCTACAGGCCGTAGCGCTGACCGCATCGGCCGCGGCGACGCGGGACGACGGCGACGATCGGGTGGTGACGGTGACCCTCGCCAATAAAACGGCCGTCCCCGCGCTCAGCGCCAAGCTCACCTTGGTCGACGCGCACGGCACGCGGGTTCTCCCGGCCTTCTACAGCGACAATTACGTCGCGCTGCTGCCCGGAGAGGAACGTCGTCTCGAGGTGCGTTATCCCAGGACCGGCGGCCAGGCGACCGGGCTGACCCTGCGGGGCTGGAACGTCGCGGCAGGAGACGTCGCGATCCGGTGA